The genomic region GAGACACATGTAGATTCTCACAGaagagaaaccatttagctgtgatgactgtgggaaaagcttcagtCTCAAAGGTTACCTAAGGAAGGACAAACACTCTCACAGAAGAGAAACCATTTGACTGTGATGACTGTGGGAAAGGCTTCAGTCAGAAGGGAGACCTAGGGATGAATATACCGACTCACACAGGAGATTCATAATTTAGCTGTGGTTGTGGGATAAGCTTCAGTCTCAAGGGGACCCTAACCAGGCATAAACTGATTCACAGAGGAGAGAAATAATTTAACTGTGGTGAATGTGTGGAAAGCTTCAAGTCTAGGCAGACCCTAAAGCAGCATAAACTTACTCGCACGagagagaaaccatttagctgtggtgactAGGAAAATGTCAATCACAGGCAGAACCTATTCATAGACGTGCTTATTGATGAAGGTAACTTCTTCCCAGGGGACTTTTGATACAGCCCCTACGCATGATCTAAATGTGAAACAGGCATAGCTTGCGGTATagttttggaaacataaggaaTGTATCTGTCATATCAGCAAGAAATAATTTTCACACAGAAAAAAGGTAAATTAATACACAtctttatagggttagggttagtgtaggggttgcaggtagcctagtggttagagcattggggcagtaaccaaaaggttgctagattgaatccccgagctgacaaggtagaaatctgttgttctgcccctgaacaaggcagttaacccactgttcctaggctgtcattgtaaataataatttgttcttaactgtcttgcctagttaaataaaaaattgagTCTTTCCACActgccatatctccatgttataGTATGTGTTTAAGGAAGACAGCTAATTACCACAGGTGGTCGCCTCTATCTAGAATCCTCTGAACAACCTCTGTAATGGAAGAAAGCCACCAGAAACATGTTGTAACCCGAAAAATACTGTCGGTTGCAACTGTGATAAAGCTGGATAAAACAGTgtacagggcggcaggtagcctagcggttagtgcgttgggccagtaacctaaaagtcgctggtttgaatacccaagTCGAcatggtgaaaaatctgtctgtgcccttgagcgaggcacttaaccctaatttgctccaggggcgcctTACTACTATGGCTGAAACAATTCAATTttactgcacctatccggtgtatgtgacaatgaaacacattttttttaagtgCATCTTTTGCAGTTGTGAAATTATTTTTATGTGATATGAAAGTTTCTAGAACTATATtgcaattgagaatcgattcacaTTTAGATGGAATATTTGTCTGTTTTGGCTGCTAGAGCCCGCCTACTTTTGAAAATGAACATATAAGGTCCATGGACCTTAGGGAGTAACGGTAGGCTCATCTACACTGCATAAGAGTACATTATTGGGCTAAGGCAGACCCTAAAGACCCAAACTGTGCACAaactgactcacacaggagatACATTATTCAGCTGTGgagactgtgggaaaagcttcagtCTCAAAGGTGAAGAAACCATTTATCTCTGGAGAATGAATGGTCAGACTGGGGTTATTGTTGATACAATAAACATATACTTTGCAGAAAAGATCTCCGCCCATTTGTCGAAAACTATTTTTCATTCATTTTGAACTAATTCTGCTAATTCATGATATTGAGTATTGATATACAATCGACTCCTGAGAAATAAATGATTCTCCCAGATCATCCTATACTTATGATAAACACTGTTTAtctaatgtttaaaaaaagaagaagtagGCATCGTTTCACTTTACTAGTCTGTGGACTGGCTTGCCTTGCACAGTAGTAAACCCCCAACCAGCTGGCAGCGCTGTTGTGTTTCTGAGCTTGCCACTCGCTAGCTAGAACCAAGGAATCGTCTAAAATTCCTGGAGTAGAACACGGAAGTAGGATTGGAGAcgaatttgttttgattttgaaCATTCATTCTGTTGACTAAATAAATCCCAACTGATTCAGTTGAATTTGCAACGCAAAACTAATTTGATAGAAAATGTCTAAACTAGAGTTCTTGCGTGTGTTTTTGAATGAGCGTTTAACGGCTGCTGCTGTGGAGATTTTCGGGGCAGTTGAGGAAACGGTAGTGGGGTACCAGGAGGAGAATGATCGGCTACGGAGACTGCTGTGTATCACACCAAAGATAACATGTATAGGTTCGTATGtttactgaacacaaatataaacgcaacatgttacagtttatataaggaaatcagtcaattgaaataaataaatttggCCAaaatctatggattccacattactgggaatacagatatgcatctgtttgtcacagataccttaaaaagggtcggggcgtggatcagaaaaccagtcagtatctggtttgaCCACCATTGTCACATGTAGCGCGACATATCTCCTTCGCaaggagttgatcaggctgttgattgtgacctgtggaatgttgtcccactccactacaatggctgtgcgaagttgctggatatttgcgagaactggaacacgctgtcgtacagaACATTATAAACGTGCAGGccatgggacattttcagcttccaggaatttatgttcagatccttgcaacatggggccgtgcattatcatgctgaaacatgaggtgatggcagcggatgaatggcacagtcatgggcctcaggatctcctcacggtatctctgcattcaaattgccattgatacaatggaattgtgttcattgtcagcAGGTTATGCCTGCCcaaaccataaccccaccgccaccatggggcactctattcacaatgtttacatcagcaaaccgctcacccacacaacaacATACACACTGAAGTCCGTTATGATGGCGAACTGCAGTCCGGTCAAGCACCTGGTGAGGATTCTGGTGGGCTTAATAGTTACACTTAATAGGTATACTTTGAAGGTATTTTACACTGAAGGAAGTTAAGCGACATGAAACCCACCCTTAACAAAATATTGTTCACTTAAACCTcattgcagtcaaaaacgtgatttcctgtcttttatattttttatgctaaaattatgataatgccctttcggtgtaagagctgtttgagccATTTCATCccgttttggtgggatggagtttttggtctacctggtgacatcaccaggcggtaaaggagttaatagaccaataagaaagagttccaaacttctctgccaataacagcttttTTGTTTTGCTGCCCATTTTTGTAAACGGAAGACAAAACTCTACACACATTTTACATACGTGtcacttatttttttatttttttttacacattagtTACATAGCAAAAATATAGTTATTTGATATATCAGGGTAGGGCTCAATTGTaaaatgttcatttattttcAATGAATTCTCAATAAACTGACAAGTAGAAGCTATTTCTTTCCAAACTATTTACATTTCAGAATTTTAAATAACAATGACCTGAATTGACTGCCTTTAATTTGAATTGAGCCCAGCTCTGACATCTGGATAGATTGTACTTAAACATATCAGGTAAATGTGAAATAGTGTTTTCAGTCATAACTATTATAAATCATGAGCTTTTAATCCTACCCCTTAGCTACCCTCAGCCAACCCCACCTATATTTCTGTACACCACCCACGTATGTTTTCCATGTGCCATACATTTTGAGCCTTTCTAATTGCATAGTCTCTACAGATTGTAAGTCAAAGATTTATATTTTTACCAAGCATTATTTTATTATCTCCCAACTGTGCTATTTGTAGGGTTAGTTTGAGGTGAATGGAGTGATTTTtctgccattcctgaacctgtgaccagaaacaagctacataggTTCAATACCAGAATATGTGATCtagtgattctgtctcttcgcaacTATAAAAGCTAGTTTTCAGATATCCCATCCCCACTCACAGAAcattcccagacagtcctagcagaaATCGAGGAATAGCTCTTTGCTAAGAAACTAaactatatgaccaaaagtatgtggacacctgctcattgaacatattccaaccatgggcattaatatggagttggttccccctttgctgctataacagccttcactctttcgaaaaggctttccactagatgttggaacattgctgcggggacctCCATGCAGCCCCAAGAGCTTTAGTAAGGTTGGACACTGAttttggacgattaggcctggctcgcagctggtgttccaattcatccttaaggtgttctatggggttgaggtcagggctctatgcaggccagtcaagttattccacactgatctcaacaaaccatttttgtatggacctcgctttgtgcacgggggcattgtcatgctgaaacaggaaagggccttccccaaactgttgccacaaagttggaagcacagaatcgtttagattctgtagctttaagatttctatggggcctagcccgaatcatgaaaaacatccccagaccattattcctcttccaccaaactgtacagttggcacAATACATtgaggcaggtagtgttctcgtggcatctgccaaacacagatttttccttcggactgccagatggtgaagcgtgagtcatcactccagagaatgcgtttccattGCTACAGAGTCcaagaacagttattgtgctgacgttgcttccagagtcagtttggaagttggtagtgagtgttgaaatCGAGGACAGACAATGTTTACGCGCTGCAATACTTCAGCACTTGACgctcccattctgtgagcttgtgtggcctaccacttcactgctgagccgttgttgttcctagacgtttccatttcacaataacagcacttacagttgaccggggtagctctagcagggcaaaacaTTTGACATactgacatgttggaaaggtggtatcctatcaTAGTGCCaatttgaaagtcactgagttcttcattCAGCCCatgctactgccaatgtttgtctatggagattgcatggatttGTGCTCAATgtaatacacctgtcagcaacaggttgTGACTGTAATAGCTGAATTCCTGATACTTGCTGGTTGAAAATGCAATCTACACAGGATCTTCTAATCAGCCTGTTTGCATGGGTGGGAGTTATggcttgcctggtgacatcaccaagcGGTAAATTGGTTGATATACCAATAATAAAgacagttccaaacctctctgccaataacagctagttttaagtttccccctccccattcagaccactcccagacagtcttagCCAAATTCTTGCTTAAGAGCAATTTTTTTGCCATTTTAATGGGAAACTATTACAGTAAGGTgcctaattgttacccagaaatgatttgatattgatttaAAAACAGTTGCATTGGtcctacatgtagttcactactccccaacactgccaATTAGCTAGGCAGGCCAAACGCATTTTCATGATTAACTAATATCATAAAAATCAATAAATCATAGCACTTTTGGGGGCTCTTTCGACAGTTTTTACCTGATTAAGTTCGTCCCTGTTGATGAAAAATGATCTTAAAAGTACTGTTTCTGCTTCCTGTGGTTGTGGATTTTCGATGTATTGCCCAGTATCAAAACCCTGGTTTCAAATGTCCAATTTCATAACCAATATGCTGATATTTGACCAAAACATTCAAAAATACTCTACACGTCACACTTGTGTTCAGATAACTTGTATTTTGCTCAGTTAGCAACTTATAATCTACCACAtagaggcactctttcctcaggTCAAaagaaaatatcccaatgccccagggcagtgattggggacactgccttGTGTAGAGTGCTGTCCTTCagatgggtgtcctgactctctgtggtcactaaagatcccatggcacttatcgtaagagtaggggtgttaaccccggtgtcctggctaaattcccaagctgtccctcataccatcacggtcacctaatcatccccagcttgcatttggctcattcatcctcctcctctcccctgtaactattccccaggtcgttgctgtgaatgagaatgtgttctcagttaaCTTACCTGATAAAATAATGGTCAAATAAAATAAGAACATACTACTTTTGAATGTTTAGCGTAGCTAGGTGTACTCAGGCATGTCTAAAGGCTGATGACTGTATGATTCAGGTGTTCGATTTAATTATGTGGTGTATATAGCAAACCTctgctcctcttcttccctccagACTCCCTGCCGCTCTCTCCCATAGTTTATGAAGAGAAGTCTCCCCctgagcagcagcactgtgagcAGGAGTGGAGCCCCAGTCTGGGGCAGGAGGACCCAGGGCACAcacagattaaagaggaacaggaggaactcggcaccagtcaggaggaagagcagcttcaaAGGCTGGAGGCTGATATCATAGAGTTTAAATTCACTCCTTTCTGTGTGAAAAGTGAATGGGATCAGGAAGACCCACTTTGGTCCTTGACTCTTCCCCAAACCCAGActgtggagaacagagacagtgaCTCTAAACTAGTGGATTCTAATCCTTTTGGCACTGTGACCAACCTAAAGTGTCTCGAGAATCCCTGTGACCCTCCATTTAATCAAAACAATGACTCCAGCTATTTCTCAATTGTAAGCCGCAACCCAGTAGGACTTGACATTAGCCCACCATTGGGGGAACACTGTTCCAAACCCACCACCATGTCTAAAATAACTCACCGCTGCTGTGACTGTGGTGAAACATTTGCTCAGAAAGCTGACCTACAGAGGCATGTTACTCTCCCAGAGAAGAGACCCAGTGAATGCCGCTTCTGCAAAACAAACTACAACTCCACCTGTAAACTGGAGGCACATGTCCGACTCTGTCATGGTGGGAAACCCTACACCTGTCCTGTTTGTGGCGAGACCTTCAAAGTGAAAGGAGATCTTTCCAAACACACGATGATTCACACAGAcgagaaaccatttagctgtagctgtgatgactctgggaagagcttcaatctcaaggaacacttaaccatAGATATTCTGACCGGCACTGGAAAtaaaccatttagctgtggtgTCTGTGGAAAAGGCTTTAGTCAGAAGGGTTCCCTTAAGAAGCATATATTTACTCACACGGGAGAGAAACGATTTACCTGTAGTGACTGTGGGAAAGGCTTCCATCAgaagtggaccctatctgaacaTATACgtactcacacaggagagaagccatttagctgtggtgactgtgggaaaagcttcaatTTGAAGGGGAACCTAAGGAAGCATAaactgactcacacaggagatAAACCATTCAGTtgtggtgactgtgggaaaagtTTCAATTTGAAGGGGAACCTAAGGAAGCATAAActcactcacacaggagagaaaccgtttAGCTGTTGtgactgtgggaagagcttcaatctgAAGCAACACCTAAACATGCATAAattgactcacacaggagagaaaccatttagctgtggtgactgtgggaaaagcttcacTCAAAAGTCTAGCCTGCTGACACATGTGAAAACAATCCACAAAGGAATAAAACTGGATGAAAATTGATAGAGGCAATTCAATTATGACAAATAGATATTATGTAAGAAGAAGGAAATTAAAGGGTAGGATGTGGACATCActcataggggggggggggactgaagaAAACAACTCTGGATTATTCATATTCATATAGATGTGTGAATAATTTACTTTTGTAAATAAAGttagattttatttgaatgatgaaCAGAGTATTTTAGGAAACACACAGACCTGCTGTTCAAAGTCTGTTGATGTTTTCACGGCATTAGAAACAGGAATTCCTCTTAGTTTGTTTTGGAATTTCTCTCAGGGCGATGAGAAAATGGTCTGACTGATGTTATTTGTAcataaacaaatacatttaaaaaaaggtacTTTCCAGAAAATGCTATGAACTGTTTCTCATCCATTTTGACCTAATGCTGCTTATCTATATTATAACATAAGCCTTCTAAGCTGCGGGAGAGTACAATTTGGGGCTGATTTTGAATCT from Oncorhynchus kisutch isolate 150728-3 linkage group LG9, Okis_V2, whole genome shotgun sequence harbors:
- the LOC109896430 gene encoding zinc finger protein 501-like produces the protein MSKLEFLRVFLNERLTAAAVEIFGAVEETVVGYQEENDRLRRLLCITPKITCIDSLPLSPIVYEEKSPPEQQHCEQEWSPSLGQEDPGHTQIKEEQEELGTSQEEEQLQRLEADIIEFKFTPFCVKSEWDQEDPLWSLTLPQTQTVENRDSDSKLVDSNPFGTVTNLKCLENPCDPPFNQNNDSSYFSIVSRNPVGLDISPPLGEHCSKPTTMSKITHRCCDCGETFAQKADLQRHVTLPEKRPSECRFCKTNYNSTCKLEAHVRLCHGGKPYTCPVCGETFKVKGDLSKHTMIHTDEKPFSCSCDDSGKSFNLKEHLTIDILTGTGNKPFSCGVCGKGFSQKGSLKKHIFTHTGEKRFTCSDCGKGFHQKWTLSEHIRTHTGEKPFSCGDCGKSFNLKGNLRKHKLTHTGDKPFSCGDCGKSFNLKGNLRKHKLTHTGEKPFSCCDCGKSFNLKQHLNMHKLTHTGEKPFSCGDCGKSFTQKSSLLTHVKTIHKGIKLDEN